The sequence below is a genomic window from Methanobacterium sp. Maddingley MBC34.
TTATTTGGAGATGATGGTCAACCACATCAAACAAATAAGGTGGTTCAAATAGACCCCAATCATCAAAAAGATCCTAATCTTCAAACAGATTCTGGTAGCTTTAAGAACTCAAATAATTCCCATTGCCATAACGATAGTTTGGATGGTGGGCACTGTGGTGGTTGTAACCATGAAATCTTTGATTTTGAGGGTACGGTTACAAATAATTCTACGGGTATGAAAAAAGAACCTTCTGAGCCCATTGATAAGGCAGATGAAATATATGCTAATCTTAAAGAAGCTCTTAACTACTCTTTTAAAGAAACATTCCCTGAAATTTCAACTTCACTTTTAATAGGACTCCTCTTTGCTGCATTAATGGGAACTTTAATGAATATGGGGATGCCATGGGATTTTTTAAGGATATTCGCATCTGATCCAGTATTATCTCTTTTTATACTACTCTTGGCAGCGATTCCACTTTACGTCTGTCCCACAGCTTCCATCCCCCTGGCATTGGCTTTTATATTCATGGGATTCACACCAGGTAGTATACTGGTTTTCATTTATGCTGGCCCTGCCACCAACATGGCAGCAATGTCCATGATACTCAGTAAATTCAAAAAAAGATTCTTCACCATATACTTATCATCCATTGTGGTTGTGTCC
It includes:
- a CDS encoding putative permease (PFAM: Predicted permease_SP); the protein is MSFIVNFLQFFYLILLENSFFILLGFLLAGFIHILLPSHLLERLVGTSTVGGILKGILIGLPLPICACGIVPAAIALKDKGIRDSVSASFLVSTSGFSVSSIVPSYSFLGLPLTLMRPVVAALSGVTAGVLVHLFGDDGQPHQTNKVVQIDPNHQKDPNLQTDSGSFKNSNNSHCHNDSLDGGHCGGCNHEIFDFEGTVTNNSTGMKKEPSEPIDKADEIYANLKEALNYSFKETFPEISTSLLIGLLFAALMGTLMNMGMPWDFLRIFASDPVLSLFILLLAAIPLYVCPTASIPLALAFIFMGFTPGSILVFIYAGPATNMAAMSMILSKFKKRFFTIYLSSIVVVSLIVGYVVNLFTNYFLQAVTITDMNMYTGFIPYSAKLLSAALLVILMVYGIYKAKISNRKNPYKK